The following are encoded in a window of Desulfatiglans sp. genomic DNA:
- a CDS encoding zf-TFIIB domain-containing protein — MSDHVKVYLKGKPGHEDLHFKEEDAKLIRKLREKNKEEADREYRKTHAEHCFRCGTKSLVEVDRGEIKIDICVNENCGAIHLDPGELEIILKNEKTVLGMRKSFLSIFKK; from the coding sequence ATGAGCGATCATGTAAAGGTCTATTTAAAAGGGAAACCCGGTCATGAAGATCTTCATTTTAAGGAGGAGGACGCAAAACTTATCCGCAAACTCAGAGAAAAAAACAAGGAGGAAGCAGACAGGGAGTACCGAAAAACCCATGCTGAACACTGTTTTCGATGTGGGACAAAAAGCCTGGTAGAGGTCGACAGGGGCGAAATAAAAATCGATATATGTGTCAATGAAAACTGTGGCGCTATTCATCTTGACCCTGGAGAGCTTGAGATCATACTGAAAAACGAAAAAACGGTTTTGGGAATGAGAAAATCCTTTTTATCGATTTTTAAAAAATAA
- the leuC gene encoding 3-isopropylmalate dehydratase large subunit, with protein MGMTITEKILAAHSGKNSVKPGDLLQAKVDLALTNDVTAPLAIKVFYEVGRSDVFDRDKIALVPDHFVPNKDIPSAAQAKIMRDFARKHNIKNYFEVGDMGIEHVILPEKGLVIPGDLVIGADSHTCTYGAVGAFSTGVGSTDLGVIMATGEVWLKVPPTIKVVFTGKLQKWVGGKDLIIHLIGKLGVEGANYRAIEFTGPVVKELSMENRFTMSNMAIECGAKNGIFEADEITMDYVKGRTTRKPVIYNADPDANYEREINVDVTEIGPQVAWPHSPDNVRPVSESGSVKLDQVFIGSCTNGRLEDLAQAAEILKGRKKADGLRLIVIPGSQLIYKQAIQQGIIETFLDAGATIGPPTCGPCLGGHMGILTKGEKCASTSNRNFLGRMGDIGSEVYLVGPAVAAASAILGRIGSPEEI; from the coding sequence ATGGGAATGACCATTACTGAAAAGATTCTGGCAGCGCATTCGGGTAAAAACAGTGTTAAACCCGGAGACCTGCTCCAGGCAAAGGTTGATCTTGCGTTAACTAATGATGTAACTGCACCACTGGCAATAAAGGTCTTTTATGAGGTGGGAAGAAGCGATGTCTTTGACAGGGATAAGATTGCGCTTGTGCCTGATCACTTTGTGCCGAACAAGGATATACCTTCAGCGGCACAGGCAAAGATCATGCGTGATTTTGCCAGAAAGCACAATATCAAAAACTACTTTGAGGTGGGCGATATGGGTATTGAGCATGTTATCCTGCCAGAAAAGGGGCTTGTTATCCCTGGTGACCTGGTGATAGGCGCGGACAGCCATACATGTACATACGGCGCTGTAGGGGCCTTTTCAACAGGTGTGGGCAGCACTGACCTGGGTGTAATAATGGCTACAGGCGAGGTATGGCTTAAGGTCCCTCCAACAATAAAGGTGGTTTTTACAGGCAAACTGCAGAAATGGGTGGGTGGAAAGGATCTCATAATCCACCTTATTGGTAAACTTGGTGTGGAGGGGGCCAATTACAGGGCAATAGAGTTTACCGGGCCTGTTGTGAAGGAACTCTCAATGGAGAACAGGTTTACCATGTCAAACATGGCAATAGAATGTGGGGCAAAGAACGGGATCTTTGAGGCGGATGAAATCACTATGGATTATGTCAAAGGCCGGACAACAAGAAAGCCTGTAATATACAACGCAGACCCTGATGCAAATTATGAAAGGGAGATCAATGTCGATGTAACTGAAATCGGCCCGCAGGTAGCATGGCCACATTCGCCTGATAATGTAAGGCCTGTTTCAGAATCAGGCAGTGTAAAGCTTGATCAGGTATTTATAGGTTCATGTACCAACGGCAGGCTTGAAGATTTGGCTCAGGCTGCTGAAATATTAAAAGGTAGAAAAAAAGCGGATGGACTGAGGCTTATTGTAATCCCGGGCTCTCAGCTGATCTATAAACAGGCCATACAGCAGGGCATAATTGAGACATTTCTGGACGCGGGGGCAACAATCGGCCCTCCCACATGCGGTCCCTGCCTTGGAGGGCATATGGGGATATTAACAAAAGGTGAAAAATGTGCATCTACAAGTAACAGGAATTTTTTAGGCAGGATGGGTGATATAGGCAGTGAAGTATACCTGGTGGGGCCTGCGGTTGCGGCTGCATCAGCTATTCTGGGCCGTATAGGCTCACCTGAAGAGATATAA
- the ilvB gene encoding biosynthetic-type acetolactate synthase large subunit, giving the protein MKIKGAEILIKALEDEGVEIIFGFPGGAVIDIYDELIKSEKIKHILVRHEQAAVHAADGYARAVSKPGVCLVTSGPGATNTVTGIASAYCDSIPMVILTGQVNTSLIGNDAFQEVDIVGITRPCTKHNYLVKDIKDLAKTIKEAFYIATTGRPGPVLVDIPKDVVQAFAEYKPLKAIKMRSYNPTYEPNMKQLGRVVEMIKNAKRPLIFGGGGIILSRASKELIKFARKIQAPVTTTLMGLGAYPASDPLWLGMLGMHGTYRANMSTAECDLLISIGVRFDDRVTGKTSTFASKAKIVHIDIDPTSISKNIAVHTPIVGDCKISLERLNGLLGEEDFKGIKASRKSWLDQIEMWKSTKPLAYEQGDIIKPQFVVEKIFEITKGDAIITTEVGQNQMWAAQFYNFDKPNCFITSGGLGVMGFGLPAAIGAQVACPDKLVIDIAGDGSIQMNIQEMATAMQFNLPVKIAILNNGYLGMVRQWQELFYKKCYSCTEMSHTPDFVKLAEAFGAVGLRATKPEEVVPVLKKAFASDKPVIMDFVVEREEGVYPMVPSGADITEMLLV; this is encoded by the coding sequence ATCAAGATTAAAGGTGCAGAGATATTAATAAAGGCCCTCGAAGACGAGGGTGTGGAAATAATCTTCGGATTCCCGGGTGGGGCTGTTATAGATATCTATGATGAGCTGATAAAGAGTGAAAAGATAAAACATATTCTTGTGCGTCACGAGCAGGCAGCCGTTCATGCTGCTGATGGCTATGCAAGGGCAGTCAGTAAACCAGGGGTCTGTCTTGTTACATCCGGCCCGGGGGCTACTAATACTGTAACGGGCATTGCGTCCGCCTATTGTGATTCTATCCCGATGGTTATTCTTACAGGCCAGGTAAATACCAGTCTGATAGGTAATGATGCCTTTCAGGAGGTAGACATAGTTGGCATAACAAGGCCATGCACAAAGCATAACTATCTTGTAAAGGATATAAAGGATCTGGCAAAGACCATAAAGGAGGCTTTTTATATAGCAACAACAGGTAGGCCTGGTCCTGTTCTTGTGGATATCCCAAAGGATGTTGTGCAGGCTTTTGCAGAATACAAACCCTTGAAGGCCATTAAAATGAGGTCATACAACCCGACCTATGAGCCCAACATGAAACAGCTTGGCAGGGTTGTTGAGATGATTAAAAACGCTAAAAGACCGCTTATTTTTGGCGGCGGCGGAATTATTCTTTCCAGGGCATCAAAGGAGCTGATAAAGTTTGCACGAAAGATTCAGGCCCCGGTAACAACGACCCTTATGGGGCTTGGTGCATATCCGGCATCAGACCCTTTATGGCTTGGAATGCTTGGAATGCACGGTACCTACAGGGCCAATATGTCAACTGCGGAGTGCGACCTCCTTATTTCTATCGGTGTAAGGTTTGACGACAGGGTTACAGGGAAGACCTCTACCTTTGCTTCAAAGGCAAAGATAGTGCACATTGATATTGATCCCACATCCATAAGCAAGAATATTGCTGTTCACACACCCATAGTGGGTGACTGCAAAATATCCCTTGAAAGGCTGAACGGGCTTCTTGGCGAGGAAGATTTTAAAGGAATAAAGGCATCAAGGAAATCCTGGCTTGATCAGATAGAGATGTGGAAATCCACTAAACCCCTTGCTTATGAACAGGGAGATATAATAAAGCCTCAGTTCGTAGTGGAAAAGATATTTGAGATAACAAAGGGGGATGCAATAATAACAACTGAGGTTGGTCAGAACCAGATGTGGGCCGCACAATTTTATAACTTTGATAAACCCAATTGTTTTATAACTTCAGGCGGCCTTGGTGTTATGGGGTTTGGTCTTCCTGCCGCCATAGGTGCACAGGTTGCATGCCCTGACAAGCTTGTTATCGATATTGCCGGAGATGGCAGCATCCAGATGAATATACAGGAGATGGCCACTGCAATGCAGTTCAATCTGCCTGTGAAGATCGCTATCCTCAACAATGGTTATCTTGGAATGGTGCGTCAGTGGCAGGAGCTTTTCTATAAAAAATGCTATTCCTGTACAGAGATGTCTCATACACCGGATTTTGTTAAATTGGCTGAAGCATTCGGGGCTGTGGGGTTAAGGGCAACAAAACCTGAGGAGGTTGTGCCTGTGCTCAAAAAGGCATTTGCATCGGATAAGCCTGTGATAATGGATTTTGTTGTTGAGCGTGAAGAGGGCGTTTACCCGATGGTACCCTCAGGGGCAGATATCACAGAGATGCTGCTTGTATAG
- a CDS encoding 3-isopropylmalate dehydratase small subunit, with protein MNIKGKVWKFGDNIDTDVIIPARFLNVSDKDILAKNCFADLRPEFGCSVVKGDVIVGGSNFGCGSSREHAPLAIKAAGIGVIVAKSFARIFYRNAFNIGLPILESKEAVEAIMDGDTVSVDLISGEITNVNKGVKYQASPIPDFMRAIIDAGGLVEYVKKQ; from the coding sequence ATGAATATAAAAGGAAAGGTCTGGAAGTTTGGTGACAACATAGATACTGATGTGATTATCCCTGCCCGGTTTCTGAACGTATCTGACAAGGATATACTTGCAAAGAACTGTTTTGCGGATCTAAGGCCGGAGTTCGGCTGTAGCGTTGTAAAGGGAGATGTTATAGTAGGTGGCAGCAATTTCGGATGCGGATCATCAAGGGAGCATGCCCCTCTTGCTATCAAGGCAGCAGGGATAGGTGTTATTGTTGCAAAAAGTTTTGCAAGGATCTTTTACAGAAATGCCTTTAACATAGGTCTCCCCATACTTGAGTCTAAAGAGGCAGTGGAGGCAATTATGGATGGCGATACTGTCAGCGTTGATCTCATTTCGGGGGAAATAACAAATGTGAATAAAGGTGTTAAATACCAGGCAAGCCCCATACCCGATTTTATGCGGGCAATAATAGATGCTGGCGGCCTGGTTGAGTATGTTAAAAAACAATGA
- the djlA gene encoding co-chaperone DjlA, whose translation MGWFGKLTLGTLGLFMGGPLGAIAGAVLGHHLFDREYRAEPETLPFGQADQAQAAYFVCLFSILSKMAKADGIVTREEINVVDRFLSTLRIPEDEKQFARNIFNEAKKSPYTIDDFASQLYQMNQVQPTVLVSFMDLLFKLASADGILHESEEAALSRLKQTFRISDAQFNNLKSVHFRQSDMYYRILNCTKENPDDEIKANYRKLVKEYHPDMIISKGMPPEFVEEATKKFQEIQEAYEKVREERGF comes from the coding sequence ATGGGATGGTTTGGCAAACTTACCCTTGGGACACTCGGGCTTTTTATGGGAGGACCTCTTGGGGCTATAGCAGGGGCTGTGCTTGGACATCACCTTTTTGACAGGGAATATCGGGCTGAACCGGAGACACTCCCCTTTGGGCAGGCTGATCAGGCACAGGCAGCCTATTTTGTATGCCTCTTTTCTATCCTTTCCAAGATGGCCAAGGCAGATGGTATTGTAACCAGGGAGGAAATTAATGTTGTTGATCGGTTTCTTTCCACCCTGAGGATTCCGGAAGATGAGAAACAGTTTGCGCGTAATATTTTCAACGAAGCAAAAAAATCACCCTACACCATAGATGATTTTGCCTCACAGTTATACCAGATGAATCAGGTCCAGCCGACAGTGCTTGTCTCTTTTATGGATCTTCTTTTTAAACTAGCATCTGCTGATGGTATACTTCATGAATCAGAAGAGGCCGCATTATCCAGGTTGAAGCAAACATTCAGGATCAGCGATGCCCAGTTTAATAATCTTAAGTCTGTCCACTTCAGGCAGAGCGATATGTATTACAGAATATTAAACTGCACCAAGGAAAACCCTGATGATGAAATAAAGGCAAATTACAGGAAGCTGGTTAAGGAGTACCATCCTGATATGATTATTTCAAAGGGTATGCCTCCCGAATTTGTTGAAGAGGCTACAAAAAAATTTCAGGAGATTCAGGAGGCATATGAGAAAGTAAGGGAGGAGAGGGGGTTCTGA
- the ilvC gene encoding ketol-acid reductoisomerase, translating to MARINFGGVEEEVTTVDEFSLAKAREILKDEVIAVIGYGVQGPGQSLNMKDNGFNVIIGQSKEYMADWDRAVADGWVPGKTLFEIEEAAKRGTIIQMLVTDAAQKTIYPTIKKCLNPGDALYFSHGFSIVYKEQTEVIPPADVDVILVAPKGSGTSVRRNFLSGAGINSSYAVFQDYTGRAEERTKAVGIAIGSGYLFPTTFEKEVHSDLVGERGVLMGCLAGTMEAQYNVLRKNGHSPSEAFNETVEELTQSLIRLVDENGMDWMYANCSATAQRGALDWKDRFRDAVAPVFDALYDSVKTGKETEIVMKANSAPDYKEKLRVELDRIKNSEMWQAGAAVRKLRPENRKK from the coding sequence ATGGCAAGGATTAATTTTGGAGGAGTTGAAGAAGAGGTCACCACAGTTGATGAGTTTTCTCTGGCAAAGGCAAGAGAGATACTCAAGGATGAGGTAATAGCGGTTATAGGTTATGGGGTTCAGGGCCCAGGCCAGTCCCTTAATATGAAGGACAACGGTTTTAATGTTATTATTGGCCAGTCAAAAGAGTATATGGCTGACTGGGACAGGGCGGTTGCAGATGGATGGGTTCCCGGGAAAACACTCTTTGAGATTGAGGAGGCAGCAAAACGCGGGACAATTATCCAGATGCTCGTAACAGATGCGGCCCAGAAGACTATTTATCCTACTATTAAAAAATGTCTTAATCCGGGTGATGCACTCTATTTTTCACACGGGTTTTCAATAGTGTACAAGGAGCAGACGGAGGTTATTCCCCCTGCTGATGTTGATGTTATTCTTGTTGCACCAAAGGGCTCAGGCACATCGGTCAGAAGAAATTTCCTGTCAGGCGCAGGCATCAACTCAAGTTATGCCGTGTTTCAGGATTACACAGGCAGGGCAGAGGAGAGGACAAAGGCGGTTGGCATTGCAATAGGTTCAGGTTATCTCTTCCCCACAACCTTTGAGAAGGAGGTACACAGTGACCTTGTTGGTGAGAGAGGCGTTCTTATGGGATGTCTTGCCGGCACAATGGAGGCACAGTATAATGTGTTAAGGAAAAATGGCCACAGTCCGAGCGAAGCATTTAATGAAACAGTAGAAGAGCTTACCCAGAGCCTGATCCGCCTTGTTGATGAAAACGGTATGGACTGGATGTATGCAAACTGCAGCGCCACAGCACAGAGGGGGGCGCTTGACTGGAAGGATCGTTTCCGTGATGCAGTAGCCCCTGTATTTGATGCCCTGTATGATAGTGTTAAGACGGGCAAGGAGACAGAGATAGTCATGAAGGCTAACAGCGCACCGGATTACAAGGAAAAGCTTCGTGTAGAACTTGACAGGATCAAGAATTCCGAGATGTGGCAGGCGGGAGCTGCTGTCAGAAAACTCAGGCCTGAAAACAGAAAGAAATAA
- a CDS encoding iron-containing alcohol dehydrogenase → MINKQMVQFPLTYNDRIGGVIVGWGAHEMVADEAKKAGIKNALITTTGLKGTGIVDEIVGILRHHGISTTVYDKVSSNPRDTEVYEAAEVFKNAGCDGVVSVGGGSSHDTGKGVRALATNPGANLCDMAARVDPPWMEVIGRFKPNKIPQISVNTTAGTGAESTMGGAIIDTKNRAKMFCVVPNLAPSCALNDPALIRLMPANLIAWTGFDAFSHAFESYVCKLSSPLNQGAMIHVIKLIAENLREFTYNKMNYKACENICWASCSAGVALGFGGGVGIVHGLGHGLSVLYDIHHGLANAVVTLGIERYNQKCVPEKFAEMARAMGVDTTGMTKMEASDMWFCETERLLNDLGIKSGGLKEQFGIKKEDIPHIVKNQYENDFARQGNPRDFDFNESVQLLEEQL, encoded by the coding sequence ATGATTAACAAGCAGATGGTTCAGTTCCCATTGACATACAATGACAGGATCGGCGGTGTTATTGTCGGTTGGGGCGCTCATGAGATGGTTGCAGACGAGGCTAAAAAGGCAGGGATAAAAAATGCCCTGATTACCACCACAGGCTTAAAAGGCACAGGGATTGTCGATGAAATTGTAGGCATACTCAGGCATCATGGCATATCAACAACCGTTTATGACAAGGTATCATCAAACCCGAGAGATACCGAGGTCTATGAGGCAGCAGAGGTATTCAAGAATGCCGGTTGTGACGGTGTTGTATCTGTCGGTGGAGGCAGCTCACATGACACAGGAAAAGGCGTAAGGGCACTGGCAACAAATCCCGGCGCAAACCTGTGCGATATGGCTGCAAGGGTCGATCCTCCCTGGATGGAGGTCATTGGCAGGTTCAAGCCCAATAAGATTCCGCAGATCAGCGTTAATACAACTGCTGGGACAGGCGCTGAATCTACAATGGGAGGGGCTATTATAGATACCAAAAACAGGGCAAAGATGTTCTGCGTGGTACCCAACCTTGCACCAAGCTGCGCCCTGAATGACCCTGCTCTGATCCGCCTGATGCCTGCAAACCTTATTGCATGGACAGGCTTTGATGCCTTCTCCCATGCCTTTGAATCATATGTATGCAAGCTTTCATCTCCCCTTAACCAGGGTGCAATGATACACGTGATTAAACTTATTGCAGAAAACCTGAGGGAATTTACATATAACAAAATGAACTATAAGGCATGCGAAAACATCTGCTGGGCATCATGTTCTGCCGGTGTTGCACTGGGGTTTGGAGGTGGCGTCGGTATTGTGCATGGCCTGGGCCATGGCCTCTCTGTACTCTATGATATTCATCATGGCTTAGCAAATGCAGTGGTAACCCTTGGTATTGAAAGATACAATCAGAAATGTGTGCCTGAAAAATTCGCCGAGATGGCAAGGGCTATGGGTGTAGATACAACAGGCATGACCAAGATGGAGGCATCTGATATGTGGTTCTGTGAAACAGAAAGATTGCTTAATGACCTGGGCATCAAATCAGGAGGTCTTAAAGAACAGTTCGGGATAAAAAAAGAGGATATCCCCCATATCGTTAAGAACCAGTATGAGAATGACTTTGCACGCCAGGGAAACCCCAGGGATTTTGATTTTAATGAGAGCGTACAGCTTCTTGAAGAACAGCTATAA
- a CDS encoding amino acid ABC transporter substrate-binding protein: MKKRLFLYLVCVLLATSNIYGGEVITLRADIWEPYNAEPESAKPGYMIEVVKTIFTKAGFTVDYQCKGWTWERSIEEARQGRIDGIVGAAVDDAPDFIFPEETFINQQMTFFVKKENAWRYKDITSLDNIRFGVISGYAYDDEIDSYIEKNSGKENVHTIKNANALELNIKKLEAGRIDATIEDASVFEMKAASLGMNGKFEEAGVVGEPDNITIAFSPVKETSKKYAEILSKGLKEMRASGELKKILEKYGLKE; encoded by the coding sequence ATGAAAAAAAGACTATTTTTATACCTCGTTTGTGTATTACTGGCTACCTCAAATATATACGGTGGTGAGGTGATCACGTTAAGGGCAGATATCTGGGAACCATATAATGCAGAGCCGGAATCAGCAAAACCCGGATACATGATAGAGGTGGTCAAAACCATTTTTACAAAGGCTGGGTTTACTGTAGATTATCAGTGCAAGGGCTGGACATGGGAAAGGAGTATAGAAGAGGCAAGACAGGGGAGGATAGATGGAATTGTCGGCGCTGCCGTGGATGACGCCCCTGATTTTATTTTCCCAGAAGAGACATTTATCAATCAGCAGATGACCTTTTTTGTTAAAAAGGAAAATGCCTGGCGCTATAAGGATATAACCTCACTTGATAATATCAGATTCGGTGTAATAAGTGGCTACGCCTATGATGATGAGATTGACTCATATATAGAAAAAAACAGCGGCAAAGAAAATGTTCATACAATAAAAAATGCCAATGCCCTTGAACTCAATATCAAAAAACTTGAAGCAGGACGTATTGATGCAACAATTGAAGATGCCTCAGTATTTGAAATGAAGGCCGCATCACTGGGTATGAACGGGAAATTTGAAGAGGCTGGCGTTGTGGGCGAACCTGATAACATCACCATTGCCTTTTCACCTGTAAAAGAAACATCAAAGAAATATGCAGAGATACTCTCAAAAGGGTTGAAAGAGATGAGAGCATCCGGAGAATTGAAAAAGATACTGGAAAAATACGGGCTTAAAGAATAG
- a CDS encoding methyl-accepting chemotaxis protein, which produces MSKSRALLTNIQGIQFKVISIIVIVVMINLLIYAVYDYINTNNRLNQEMSTLEESIASRLSVILADPIWNMDNGSAKAILEAEMADKRVCCLTIFEGTTKKIFEALQKDESGKPVEVKELLNNADRVKEIGITYENKKIATLQIGLTKEYLNHELSTLIYSSILGVSAVTLIISYILLVFLRIIIIKPLSLIMKNLQQMSSGDYRSDVKIDKKDEIGIMAEEVNNVRKTVGEMITDIGQGVKTLVSSSGVLSNVSSQLSDGTQQISSRASEVAAAAEQMSGNIGILAAASKEIASNMDRVAIGTEEIPTTITEISKNCEKAQSITLDAVTKAKEASSKIERFGTAAIDIGKATEAIDDISDQTNLLALNATIEAARAGEAGKGFAVVANEIKELAKQTAQATKDIKEKVAGIQSSSSDATIQINEISMVIDNVSRIVTEISIAIEEQSETTKKIAENVSQAAAGIQEVHRNVSESSNVTKEITGDILDINSRVSEISDGSSEVKNHVAELEKLASRLHEMVGSFMV; this is translated from the coding sequence TTGTCTAAAAGCAGAGCTCTTTTAACAAATATACAGGGTATACAGTTCAAGGTCATAAGCATCATTGTTATTGTGGTGATGATAAATCTGCTAATCTATGCAGTCTATGACTATATTAACACCAATAACAGACTGAACCAGGAGATGTCTACCCTTGAAGAGAGCATTGCATCAAGGCTATCTGTAATATTAGCCGATCCGATCTGGAATATGGATAATGGCAGTGCAAAGGCTATTCTTGAGGCGGAGATGGCAGATAAAAGGGTCTGCTGCCTGACAATTTTTGAAGGAACTACAAAAAAGATCTTTGAAGCACTCCAAAAAGATGAATCGGGAAAACCGGTTGAGGTTAAGGAACTCCTGAATAACGCAGATCGGGTTAAAGAGATAGGTATAACTTATGAAAACAAGAAGATTGCCACACTCCAGATCGGGCTTACAAAAGAGTATTTAAACCATGAATTGAGCACCCTTATTTACAGTAGTATACTGGGCGTTTCTGCTGTTACACTTATTATCTCCTATATATTGTTAGTTTTTTTGCGAATCATAATTATAAAACCTCTGAGTTTGATTATGAAAAACCTGCAGCAGATGTCATCAGGAGATTACAGATCTGACGTGAAAATCGATAAAAAAGATGAAATAGGCATAATGGCAGAGGAAGTAAACAATGTGCGTAAGACTGTTGGCGAGATGATCACAGATATTGGCCAGGGCGTAAAAACCCTTGTATCTTCTTCAGGGGTTCTCTCGAATGTCTCATCTCAACTTTCAGATGGGACACAGCAGATTTCATCACGGGCATCAGAGGTTGCTGCGGCAGCAGAGCAGATGAGCGGTAATATAGGTATTCTTGCAGCCGCAAGTAAAGAGATCGCCTCAAACATGGACAGGGTTGCTATCGGCACCGAAGAGATACCGACAACCATCACCGAGATATCAAAGAATTGCGAGAAAGCCCAGTCTATAACACTGGATGCCGTTACAAAGGCAAAGGAGGCGTCATCGAAAATAGAGAGATTCGGTACAGCAGCGATAGACATAGGAAAGGCGACCGAGGCCATTGATGATATCTCGGATCAGACCAATCTTCTGGCCCTGAACGCAACCATAGAGGCTGCCCGTGCAGGTGAGGCAGGAAAAGGGTTTGCGGTTGTGGCTAATGAGATCAAAGAACTAGCCAAGCAGACAGCTCAGGCCACAAAAGACATCAAAGAAAAGGTGGCAGGGATACAATCATCATCATCTGATGCAACAATACAGATAAATGAAATTTCAATGGTTATCGATAATGTAAGCAGGATTGTTACAGAGATATCGATAGCAATAGAAGAACAATCAGAGACGACAAAGAAGATTGCAGAGAATGTCTCTCAGGCAGCAGCAGGTATCCAGGAGGTACACAGGAATGTATCTGAAAGTTCAAATGTAACAAAGGAGATTACAGGCGATATTTTAGATATTAACAGCCGTGTTTCCGAGATCTCTGACGGTAGTTCAGAGGTAAAAAACCATGTTGCAGAACTGGAAAAACTGGCATCCAGACTTCATGAAATGGTGGGAAGTTTCATGGTCTGA
- the ilvN gene encoding acetolactate synthase small subunit gives MNNETENKKHILSLLVENELGVLSRISGLFSGRGFNIESLCVAETNEENISRVTLVTTGDMFILEQIKKQLNKLISVVKVLEFTGTPFVQRELVLIKIKAKQESKAEILRLVDIFRSRIIDVSPECYTIEVTGSEDKITAMLDLLRPFGIKEIARTGAIALAREKK, from the coding sequence ATGAATAATGAAACAGAGAATAAAAAGCATATCCTCTCATTGCTTGTTGAGAATGAACTGGGAGTCCTTTCAAGGATATCCGGTCTCTTCAGCGGAAGGGGGTTTAATATAGAAAGCCTCTGTGTGGCAGAGACAAACGAAGAGAACATCTCCCGTGTTACGCTTGTTACCACAGGGGACATGTTTATCCTTGAGCAGATCAAGAAACAGCTTAACAAGCTTATCTCTGTTGTGAAGGTGCTTGAGTTTACAGGCACCCCCTTTGTGCAGAGGGAGCTGGTGCTGATCAAGATCAAGGCAAAACAGGAGAGCAAGGCGGAAATACTGCGGCTGGTGGATATCTTCAGGTCAAGGATTATTGATGTAAGCCCTGAATGCTATACCATTGAGGTGACAGGCAGCGAAGACAAGATTACCGCAATGCTCGATCTTTTACGCCCATTTGGAATCAAGGAAATCGCCCGTACAGGAGCAATAGCGCTTGCAAGAGAGAAAAAATAG